Proteins encoded within one genomic window of Candidatus Tanganyikabacteria bacterium:
- a CDS encoding cytochrome c oxidase subunit 3, which yields MTLPLLALGVVMGIVVSWLYSQTIGTRPWLQPRQLAGAGESRLVFPVKKVGLAVFLAVVASLFSLFISAFLMRMQEADWKNLALPDSLWVNTLILVAASVSFEVVRVAARNGREALMKVALLGAGAFTGSFLAGQLMVWQGLNAAGNFPAANPANAFFFMLTAVHGLHLVGGLWVWFRATVKAWRGAGSANVAQSVDLCAMYWHFLLLVWLVLFALLWASSQGRLLYCN from the coding sequence ATGACCCTTCCCCTCCTCGCCCTTGGCGTCGTCATGGGCATCGTGGTCTCGTGGCTCTACAGCCAGACGATCGGTACGCGGCCCTGGCTGCAACCCCGCCAGTTAGCCGGCGCCGGGGAGTCTCGCCTGGTCTTTCCGGTCAAGAAGGTGGGGCTGGCGGTATTCCTCGCCGTAGTCGCATCGCTGTTCTCGCTGTTCATCAGCGCATTCCTGATGCGGATGCAGGAAGCGGATTGGAAGAACCTCGCCCTCCCGGACTCCTTGTGGGTCAACACCTTGATCCTCGTGGCTGCCAGCGTGTCGTTCGAGGTGGTCCGCGTGGCGGCTCGAAACGGCCGGGAGGCCCTGATGAAGGTCGCCCTCCTGGGAGCCGGTGCCTTCACGGGCTCATTCCTGGCCGGTCAGCTCATGGTATGGCAGGGGCTCAATGCCGCCGGCAACTTCCCGGCGGCCAATCCCGCGAACGCCTTCTTCTTCATGCTCACGGCGGTCCATGGCCTGCACCTGGTCGGCGGGCTGTGGGTCTGGTTCCGGGCCACGGTCAAGGCCTGGCGCGGAGCCGGCAGCGCAAACGTGGCTCAGAGCGTGGACCTCTGCGCCATGTACTGGCACTTCCTGCTGCTTGTCTGGCTGGTCCTTTTCGCCCTGCTGTGGGCCTCGTCCCAGGGCAGACTCCTGTACTGCAACTAG
- a CDS encoding heme-copper oxidase subunit III family protein, producing MSHPAPAPAPTGEPAALAPGMKGFLADWGSDQVVFKGAHWGKAMMWIFLLSDTFIFSCFLISYMTVRASIPEQWPNSSEVFSLTIAGHNYPLLLIAIMTFTLISSSGTMALAVNYGYRKDRKMTLILLVLTAIMGASFVGMQAYEWSKLIFDEGIRPWGNPLGAAQFGSIFFMITGFHGTHVTIGVIFLLIMARKVYKGYLDERKPGFFTTRRAGYEVIEIMGLYWHFVDLVWVFIFAFFYLW from the coding sequence ATGAGCCATCCCGCCCCGGCCCCGGCGCCCACCGGAGAGCCCGCCGCACTGGCGCCGGGCATGAAGGGCTTCCTGGCCGACTGGGGCTCGGACCAGGTCGTCTTCAAGGGCGCGCACTGGGGGAAGGCCATGATGTGGATCTTCCTCCTCAGCGACACTTTCATCTTCAGTTGCTTCCTGATCTCCTACATGACCGTCAGGGCTTCCATTCCCGAGCAGTGGCCCAACTCGAGCGAAGTGTTCTCCCTGACCATCGCCGGCCACAACTACCCGCTCTTGCTGATCGCCATCATGACTTTCACGCTGATCAGCAGCAGCGGCACCATGGCTCTCGCCGTCAACTACGGCTACCGGAAGGATCGCAAGATGACGCTGATCTTGCTGGTCCTGACCGCCATCATGGGCGCCTCGTTCGTGGGCATGCAGGCCTACGAATGGTCGAAGCTCATCTTCGACGAGGGGATCCGGCCGTGGGGCAATCCCCTGGGGGCAGCCCAGTTCGGCTCGATCTTCTTCATGATCACGGGATTCCACGGCACGCACGTCACAATCGGCGTGATCTTCCTGCTCATCATGGCCCGGAAGGTCTACAAGGGCTACCTGGACGAGCGGAAGCCCGGCTTCTTCACGACGCGGCGCGCCGGTTACGAGGTCATCGAGATCATGGGCCTGTACTGGCACTTCGTCGACCTCGTCTGGGTCTTCATCTTCGCATTCTTCTATCTTTGGTAA
- a CDS encoding cytochrome C oxidase subunit IV family protein: MAHEEGLHHSPSGEVALHGGSHGHAESHGSEETAHGQGQQHPLKIYLNIWGLLFVLSAASYLVDYFHVQGYLRWTLIVLFMLLKAGLIIAVFMHMVWERLSMVYAILVPVTLVLTFIGIGAFEGRYTFDTRTEFFAPGPAPAGHGSPHGSAGAPAHGKAPSGDH, encoded by the coding sequence ATGGCGCACGAAGAAGGGCTGCACCACTCCCCATCGGGGGAGGTCGCTTTGCATGGCGGCTCCCACGGTCATGCGGAGTCCCATGGGTCGGAAGAGACCGCTCATGGTCAGGGCCAGCAGCATCCGCTCAAGATCTACCTCAATATCTGGGGCTTGCTCTTCGTCTTGAGCGCCGCCTCGTACCTCGTGGACTATTTCCACGTCCAGGGCTACTTGCGGTGGACGCTGATCGTCCTGTTCATGCTTCTCAAGGCCGGCTTGATCATCGCGGTCTTCATGCACATGGTCTGGGAGCGCCTGTCGATGGTCTACGCGATCCTGGTGCCGGTGACCCTGGTCTTGACGTTCATAGGCATCGGGGCGTTCGAAGGGCGTTACACGTTCGACACCCGCACGGAGTTCTTCGCTCCTGGACCGGCCCCGGCCGGCCATGGGTCCCCGCACGGGTCGGCCGGCGCCCCCGCCCACGGTAAGGCACCCTCGGGAGATCACTAG
- a CDS encoding SCO family protein produces MAMLASFLAFALLAQVPDLPVLGKLPSFRLVDQRSRAVTDRDLAGNVCVADFIFTTCKNECVVMTSRLAKVQRKVADVQGVRFVSFSVDPRHDTPVALRAFAKRHGADERNWAFLTAGSEAPVQAVARGLGIHAGNRQHGQSYVLIDPQGRVRGYYSQDARRLRDLEQDIRKLAR; encoded by the coding sequence ATGGCTATGCTGGCGTCATTCCTCGCCTTCGCTCTGCTGGCACAGGTCCCCGACCTGCCTGTGCTCGGGAAGCTTCCGTCGTTCCGCCTCGTGGATCAAAGGAGCCGGGCCGTTACCGACCGCGATCTGGCCGGCAACGTCTGCGTCGCCGACTTCATCTTCACGACCTGCAAGAATGAGTGCGTGGTCATGACGTCCAGGCTCGCGAAGGTGCAGCGCAAGGTCGCGGATGTGCAGGGTGTGCGATTCGTGTCGTTCAGCGTAGACCCGCGGCACGATACGCCGGTTGCACTCCGCGCGTTCGCAAAGCGCCACGGCGCCGACGAGCGAAACTGGGCCTTCCTGACCGCGGGGTCCGAGGCCCCCGTGCAGGCCGTGGCCAGGGGGCTGGGCATTCACGCCGGCAACCGGCAGCACGGTCAAAGCTACGTGCTCATCGACCCCCAGGGGCGCGTGCGCGGCTACTACTCGCAGGATGCGCGGCGCCTCCGGGACCTCGAGCAGGACATCCGCAAGCTGGCGCGCTAG
- a CDS encoding cytochrome c, which translates to MTASRALLAIIAIAAVAGCRPSAKPARSPRPPEAVEATSSARAISGKAVYEMRCAACHQVSGQGVPGAFPPIAGAEVPNGPPEEHIRIVLDGQSGPTEVLGKRYSGTMPGFKRVLSAEEIAAVVSYERTAFGNKGEAVSAADVERVAGGK; encoded by the coding sequence ATGACTGCTTCGCGTGCGCTCCTCGCAATCATCGCGATCGCGGCGGTCGCCGGGTGCCGGCCGTCCGCGAAACCGGCGCGGTCGCCACGACCGCCCGAGGCGGTCGAGGCCACATCGAGTGCGCGGGCGATATCCGGCAAGGCCGTCTACGAGATGCGCTGCGCCGCCTGTCACCAGGTTTCGGGTCAGGGCGTCCCGGGAGCCTTCCCCCCCATCGCCGGTGCGGAAGTGCCGAATGGCCCTCCCGAGGAGCACATCCGGATCGTGCTCGACGGACAATCCGGGCCCACGGAGGTGCTCGGCAAGCGCTACTCTGGCACGATGCCCGGCTTCAAGCGAGTGCTGTCGGCAGAGGAAATCGCCGCGGTGGTGTCTTACGAGCGCACCGCATTCGGGAACAAGGGCGAGGCGGTGAGCGCCGCCGACGTGGAAAGGGTCGCAGGCGGGAAGTAA